The Molothrus ater isolate BHLD 08-10-18 breed brown headed cowbird chromosome 2, BPBGC_Mater_1.1, whole genome shotgun sequence DNA segment TTGGGACCTAGATTTCAAACACTGGGTGGTTCCATGGGTTTTCTCATTGTTGAATGGACTAACTTTTACTCGAATAACTGTTTTGTCTCTCCAAAACATGTGGCTTCATATACAGAGaatggctgtggggacaggagaTCTGTTTTGAGTGTGCTGTTGCTCACAACATAGAGAAGATCAGAGTCTCCTCTGAATGTGAACTGGAAGAAATTCTACAGACAGagacacacaggaaaaaacactAGAAAACTGACACTGAGCTCAATGTTTATTCCCTGGCATTTGTGAAGATTCACATTTAGAAGAAGTGGATAGGCCAAGTTTTACCTTCGTTAAACTTTTCCTTAAGAAGGCTCCAGTTATGAAATATAGGAGCCAAATGTGTTACAGGAACCAACTAGATAAAAAATCCTAATGGATTTGGGATCTTCACTGCTGACAGTTGCCTCTGCTCTGGTCTAACAGGAGCAtttccacagggctgggcagagcacacTCCCATATCCACTGACTTTTTGATTCAGCCTCATGTGTACACCCTCCCTATGGAATTCATCCCTCTGTGTGCACACATCTCACTGCTCAGAGTAACCAAGTAAGTGACATTAGTGGCTTTCTTAAAAGACCATACAGCCTTTTAACCTATGTGTTTTAATAAACACATAAGTATATTGAATTTTAACATTTCCATTCACTAAAAGATACCTAAATTCTTGACAAACTGATACAGAACTGCACTGCTTTATTCACCAGAGAACTATGGTTATTTCTAAGTAATTAATTAGAGCTGCATAGTGCAAGACAGAGTAACAGAAATCCTTATCTGCAGCTCATAATAATGTAAGCCATCTCATTAAAATAACAGTAGCAAGAGCAGGAAGGgattattatattaaaatgtgGGAGGATTTCAAGACCCAGCTCCATCTTATAGCCTGATCAAAGCCCACTGAAATGAAATGGGAACTTTAATCCATTaggcattaaaaataaagaaattgtaATCTCCTCCAGCTGAGAATGCAGGAAGAGGGACTGCATTGTTTGGCAGTGCGTGTACAGCAGCTTTTTCTCTCCAACTTCAGTTTTTGACATATTGGTCTTCCCTGATTtgtctttatatatattattaacatataaataaaaataaataaacagtaaatagattttaaatacagatattaattttctattttttagtaCAAATCTACGTTAGTGTTTTCTTTAGCTTTCAAGTACCATTTCATCATATCTACAATACACAGAAAACAGCATGTATTTGCAACTATACATGCTAGTGCAACTAGGATTGAGCAAACCATTTATTCCtatctaaattattttctagctAAAAATCATTTGGGCATATACAATATCTTGCTaactaggaaaaaaagcaattttgagTTTTGTTATCAGGTTTTTTCTGAGGATCAGTATGCCACCCCATGACTGTATTCACTTTGCAGGGTTTGTAGTGAAGAATTCATCATGGAAAATAGGTTTTCCATCATCTGAAAAACTTAGGGTACTGTTCAGAAATGCTGCTataagtaattaatttttaaaggaagctTTTGTATCACTGAACAATACTTATCTGGCAATGCTCTATCATGAAGAAAGCATCTGCCTACTGCATCTTTGCTACAGAACTTTTCCATCCAAGTCTTCTCCATGGCTCCACCCATCTACCATGTGACTGGGAAAATACAGACAAGACATGACACAGTTACAGCAGATCAGAAAGGAGACCAGCTCCTTGCCACAGACTAAGCTCTAGTAGGAAAGGTCCAATTCAGTGCTCATTTACCCAAATGAGACCCCACTTGCTGAAGTGAACAGTGAAACTGCAGCCTGAACACTCAGCTATCTACAGAACTGCCATTATATGAGGACCAAAGAGCTCAAAGATACAGATTTTCCTAATATATTTTACTAAAACTAGCAGATGTGGTTTAGGGTAAAAAAGCCCCAGATTTTGCCTTTGTGCAGTGCAGTGACATGTCTACAACACCCTCCCCAGTTAGTGAATTGCTCCATGAATAGTTTTTGTGGgactctttttaaaatcttttaggTGCATCACTGTTTCTTCTTTGCATATCCCTGCAATTCTAGCTTGCCTTTTTTCACCAAATTAAGTTTGATAATGCCCCTTTCTCTCTCACTTGAATAATTAGATAAATATCTATGACATCAGATTCAATCAGctcccccattttttttccccactgaccCATTTATTTTGACCACACACTTCCCCACCCCCCAAGCCCCAGTGTGTGTTGGTTTTGATCTGACTCCCAGCTACATTAAGGCTAACATTAGTGGTACCCCAGCTCGTTTTGTACATAGCCTGTCTGGAAAAGTAAGTGGAACTGCAGGTGCCCTCTCCCACTACCTCCAGGACTGGCCCTGGAGAACATCAGTCTTTAGACAAAGACACTGAAGAGAGGAAACTCGGCTTGGTTGGGTTGCAGCAAGTCAGTCAGGAAACACACAGTTCCTGAAAAACCTTCATACAGACTATATACACTTTCTAGTGCCCGGGAACCAGACTTAAATTCTTCTGTAAATAAGAACTCTGCAAAcctaagagagaaaaaaaagagtttgttATTACTTTGTGTTCCTCTCAGTCTACATGTTTGGAAGCATCATTTTCATAACACTCAGTAATTTAAGAAAGTAGAATGATCAGTATTTAACCTTTTCTGCAAATTCTACACTATCCAATTTCCACAAGATACTGAGGTTCATTAGATCCAGAAGAGACAAACCTTTGCAATCCGTGTGTGCATTATGCTTGTTTGAGAGCTATAAactttttctgatttctgtaaTATGTATCATTAAACAAATACTTTTTGATAACTTTTAGGATGCAAGCAATGTTTCACATCAATGCAACAAATTGTGTAATGCTGAAATAGctacacaaattaaaaaaaataagcaaaaggCTGAAAATCAGTCATCTTAATTACTATACCACTTCCCCTTGTTACTCTGTGCTGTAAGGAAAACAGTAACAAACATGGAATAGTATGTTTTTAAACAGGTACAGTAAACTAGAGATACATAGTTAAAGATAACTGCAGCACCATGAGAGAATTTTTACTGGACCACATGTGCCTGCACTCAGACAAAACAGAATTAACCCCACTAGCTAAGCCAAAGGTGggaatgagaaaataaaaaaatataaaataactaCACACCATATCCTGTATTTACTTTTCACTTCTAATGATATGGAATAGTGTtaaatgctctgaaaaaaatcctaacaaatCATGTCTTACCCTACTCCTGGACTTGGGCACACAGCTTGTGTGAGTTCTGCCACCACATCAGAATGGACCTGGATGCACGTGACCCCTCCACATGCAGCCCAGTTCCCTCTGTAGGAACCAGGCTCCTGGGCAAGGAGAGAGTCTGGGAGAACCCAGGCAGCCTGGAATGGGACTGCAGAGCTCCCACAGACTGCACCCAGCCCAGAACTCACAGCCAGAATTGATCCTGAACCTTCAACACTCAGGTTACATCCGAGGGTGGTGATCACAGACTCTGCTCTAACAACGTTCCTGAAACTTTCTGGCATTACCTAAATCCAGAAGACAGGAATGCTCACCTCTGTGCCCTGTATATGTATTTGGAGTTGCCAGTGAGCCTGtagagcagcaggaacacaTAAGCACTACCAGCCACCCCATGGCAAATGCCAGGGCCCTTCTTCAGGAGGCCTTTCTGCCAGGTGAGCTCTCCACAGCGGATACAAGTGTCCAGATACTGAGGCTTCTTGGAAACCAGGTAAGCTTTGGCAAAAAGATATGCAATGCCTAGGAAAAGAGCAGTGAGGTTGTCTTTTGTAAAAAGCACACCAAGGGTTTCTAAGAACAcctaagaaaataaagattaataCACTAAAAAAACTGCAGGCTGTGCTCTAGACATGTCAGTGTAGCCTCAAAATGCTCCATGAAGGGGGAGTATCTGCTATGCTAAAAACACACAGTAAATGTAATTATCTACTCCCTGTGACAATACCACTTTCAATCTTTTCAAGGTATTATTGAATTTCAGGATTTACTCCAACATTCCCAGactttcataattttaaaagagcagTCACATTTTTGCCTTTAAACACTGAACTCTTGGCACTGTCTTCTATAGGCTCCAAATCCCCATCTACCTCATCTGCTTACATTGACAGAAACACAAGGATGGGCAAAGTAACTTCTTACATTGACAACAGATACAAACTTTTACTAAATGACAAAAAcaaactcacttttttttccccaatgaGGCATACACTGCTTTATTCTAGTTATACACAGTTATGCATACTAacttctgctaaaaaaaaaagctatttggtttatttttagagGGGATTTAAATAAATTAGTCATAATCTTCACCAGAGCACTGCACAGGTCAGTTCACAGTAACCTTATGCACATGACACATAACTAACTCAAGTGCCTAAGGAAATGTTCAGCTGACTTGTGGTGTGAATTTAACAAACACTGCAGTAGCTGAAGTGTTCTTGTAAGCTACATCTGTGTTATTACCCAAGAACAGTGATGGGATACAGGTTTTCCTGGGGAAGAACAATAGCAATTAATGAATTTCCCCATCTCAAAGTGTAACTTCGTTATgtcctttgggttttttttcactttggtCGAATTTAACCTGAGATTCTACATGGAATCACCTAATATGGAAAAGCAATGTGATCAGCATCTGGCTGTGCATAGATCAATGGGAAAAGAACCTGGAGCTCCATGGCACCAGTGCACCAGCTCGTTCTCCCTCTCGATGGTCTCCCCCAGCTCAGGGGGCCAGTTGCTGTTCTGCTCCTGGTCCATCAGGAAATCCACACTCTGCCACACCAGCTCCTGATCTGCTGGCTGCAGGTACTCGTAATAGGAGAGCAACATCTGCAGGATTGAGGAAAGCCCATGTGCTGCccctggaaaaaagagaaacaattgAATTAGAGGGTGGGTTTAGGTCCTGTCTGCACCTCATTGCAACTTTCCCTTGGGATAGGTTTCCTTGTCAATAGCATGGCTCCTTCATCTTCTTTATGCATACTGAAATAGTGCTTGGAATAAAAGATTTCTAGGTGCCTAACACCACATTTTACTACTTCTGTCATTTCTAGTTCCTCTAGCTCTGCAAAATATATGTatgaattcctgctgctctcactcTGATATGACTGAAACTCACTGTAGGAAATTAAACTGAACCTGAACTGAATTCTGTTTCAAGGTGTTACTCTTCTTAACACACTGCTGAATCTGGGCCATATATTTGCATTTGCTGAATGCAAATTGAAACTGGGCCATAAATTGGTATTTCCAGTTACTGACTTGACAGTATCAGTCAGGTAACACCTAAATTTCAGTGCAAGAACTGTCTGTACTTGCCAGGGTCTGTGAACACACAACTCAGTGactgctctctctgctcctctgccagggaACTGTGAGCCAATCTCACACTTTCTGCAGTGATTCTGTGCCTTGAGAAGCCCACAAGGGCCCTGCCCAGTGGCCTTTCCCCTCTGCTTCAGGTGAGCTCTGACCCAGCTGCccatgaggaggaggaggaggatggatggTCCCAACTGGCTCAGGAGAAATCCCACACTGTagattttatgtattttattcttGAAATGCCTCCTAGCTCAGCATCTCCACACAGCACCACTCTCAGAGGTGTTGGTGTGTTTTACTCACCAAGATACTCTGTTCCATAGTAGGAATACATCAGTGGGACTGGTTTCCTCTTCTTCACTGCATACTGTTTTCCTGATTCTAGTATGGCCAGGCAAATTGATTTAATTTGTGCTGCAGTCAGCACCTAAACAGAAACATCAAACAAACATCAAGTCTATTATAATTATTCaatttttaaggtattttttcaGGAGTCTGCTTTTTTGCCAGTGCACAGGATGCAGTACTGCCTTTAATCTTATAAATATGCTGTAATGTACATCATTATTAGGAGTTCCTTACATAACACAGTTGATTTACATAATGTTTCTCAAAACCAGAGTTTCATCCTGTCTCAGGAAGTGAATGTCAAATCTTTAGCTGCACAGATGAGGTGAAAAGAGGCCCTGTAAGAGTCTTTCCTTCCCAGAAATCCTTCAGTCTGATGGAAGCTGACAACAAGCAGCAGGCAAGCTGCAGAACAGCAGCCTCCAGACTGGGGGAAGAGGCATTAGGAGAAGacaaaggaaaagataaagaagTAAATGCTACAGGCTTTATTGGGACACACTGACCCAGACAGATTTTTCTACAcacaagatttttaaaaaaaggaagcaagaaaGTTATTAAATTGTTACTAAATCACTACTATATGTGAGGGTTTAGAAACCTCTTAGTAAAAGAATCAGACTTTCTTAATACAGGAAAATGCTAAGAAAAATGAAGTGCAAGACAGGCTTCTATGAGGATAGACCAGCTATGCCTGTGGGACTTTAGCATCACAAACAGGTGAATGCAGTACCTAAAAATGACTAATGCCTTACTCTTAGAGGTGTCAGAAGTGAGACTGACAAATCACACATTTCACCAGACATGAACTTTTCCATGTTAATGATCTCAAGCATCCAGTGAGAGATCAGTTTTACAGGGTTTGACTACAACTCTAATTACATGCAATTCACAGCAATCATCAGCAATATCCTGTGTCAGCCACACCTGGACATTAATGACCAATACCTAggacaaataaataatttaaccAAAGTACTGTTTTAGCTTTAGGGGAAAGCCCAGATGGCAGCAGTACTTtgaagaaatatatttcaaCTTGTGAAAAGAGAACtgagaaagcaaaaaggaaaaatgatacagaaaaaaaaaggaaaagactgtACAAACAATCTTGACAAGATAAAGAGCAATCCTAAAATTAACTAGAATATCACAAAATAATGTctttgaaatgtttctgaaCACATTTTGGGCTTGCTATAATTTGTATTATCATAGGATTGACAATTACTTCTCcaagtttaaaaaatgctgaTAGGTTTAATATGGAGAGAACATTTGTTATAAACTATATTTTCTCATTTGGATCCTAAAAGATGCTACAGATAATTAATGTCACTTCAAACttgactgaaaaataaaggctGAAAGACCTTGTTTGTGTGTCTCACCTTGCTCCATGATAACAAGGGATTTTATTACAGCTGCTCCAAATGACTCTGGTATTTGTACAACCTGGAAAACAACCTAGTTCTCATCTTGATTAGTGTTCTTTAATGTCACTGCAGTAGAATTAAACAAGCCATTAACATCTGGAGACTTCACTCATTTccaggcattttaaaattaattgtctTAGCTTCACAGAATTTAAAGAGATGGTTTGAATCTTAGCAAATGAGGAGAGCAAAGACCTGGTGAGAAACACTAAATTCTCTCCAAAGCTCTCATTTTACTGTCTTGAAATTTGGGACCTACTCCTCTGAATTCCATAACTTGTAAAAGCATTAATAAGATCAtcccttaaaaataaatgtgaaggATAGGTTCTTCTAATTGTAATTCTGAAAGGCATGTGGGTTAGAAAAATCTTAATCAGTTCATCTTCTCTATGTAATGATTCCTTCACTTAATATTATCAACTAGCTTTCAATACAAACTATGTTTTGCTCAGCTTATTTTTATGTTcagcacatttaatttttaaattgaactAATGACTGTTTTAGAATGCTGATTGTGTATTTTAAATGGATATAAACTTCTATCTAAATCCAGCCTTCCACGGTGCTGCATGAAGATGTATCAGCTAGATAAGAATGCACTGTTCACTGTTTTTCAATATAAAGTAtgtaaaaagacaaaacactTGAGCACTATGAATACCTAAGTCTATACATTCATATAGTATAGACTAAGAATAAGTATACACTTTTGGTTGGCACAATGAAATATGCTAATGAATGTCCCCTctttttcagaatgaaaaaagcAGCCCATATGCAAAGACAGAtgaaaaacagtatttaaaagcaTGAATGAATGGTAGAAATCAACCTACCTGAACCACTTCCACATGAccaaagaaaaagggaaagaaaatgactTGTGTATCTTGGAAACAGCCTTTTTCTGGCCTCTTGGACTGATCTGTGGGCTTATACCAGGTAGATGTGTCCCTAACTAacagctaaataaataaatctttatGTTTAAGTCACTCAATTCACAGTCATTGTAGGGTTGCTGCTTGTTTCCCAAAACACTTAAGTATGAAGGATTTGCATTTGCTCCTTATGCTGGGAAATGGCTGACTGGAACAGGAACTCTCACTTACCATCACTATTAGTGGCCTGCCAAAGGCTGAATAATCAGCAATCACATTTAAGATCTCCAATATTTTACTTCAATCAATTTTGTGTTAAAATCTCCTTAGATTTCTGTCACcttacaagaaaaaataaaagctgtggcTCGTCTCTGTACGCTCCCTCAGagtatctttaaaaaaaacagctaAATCTTATGAGCAAAACAACAATCATAAAACACATTAATCATAACCATAGACGGTGCAACTGTGGTCCTAcaaacttcattttcatttcagtctaGTCATTTCCTTGCCCCTGGGAATTACTGAAGTAATGTTTAATTAgggacagaaaagaaacagactGATCATCCTCAGACTTTGAAGGGATAAATCATATATTGATATCATGTCCTCTAGAGCCATCAGATGCTTTGATGCAGAATAAAGCCAATATGAGAATATGCtacctagaaaaaaaattcatactTGAGATAAGATGcatattttgagaaaattcTTGAATGTCACTTAATATGAGCATGGCTAAAGTAATTCTTTATCATGTCAGTACTTGAATGGAAGTCTAATGACACTAAGAGATATATTGCTAGTGCTTTAAAATTTCAcctaatttctttttgtattcTTGAAGACATCACAACCTGTTCTaccacagaattacagaatggtttgggttggaaagcaCCTTAAAGACCATTTAGTTCCAAGTCCCCCCCCTATGGGTAGGGGCATCTTCtactagaccagattgctcaaagccccatccaccTTTGAACAACTTCTCCACAagaacctgttccagtgtctcaccaccctcacagcgaggaattccttcccagtatttAGATATAAGTTGCCTTCTTTCAGTctaaagccattccctgttgtcctgtcactacatgcccaTGTAAAAAGCCCCTCTTCATCTTTCAGCTCTTTATCAAACACACACATCATACACGTTCCTTTTCCTGCTTAAGTAGAGGTGCCCTGCCCACTTTAGTCAAAAGAGGTGATTTTGTCTCAGTTGATGttggaaatgtttattttagcCTCCTCACTAGACTGAAGTTTGGAATACATGCATTCCACATTCTCCCTGCAATTTCTGTATCAATTGGTCGCTGgagttctttattttctgtttcacatcATTGTCCAGTGATGCTGAGTGCTGCCAAATAATTGCTCCACTCACACTGGTGACAGCTACATTCCCAGCTACCTGTTACTTCAAGCACAACACATAGGCAGCACATTAATACTTTCTGTTTGTACCACTGTCTGTGTCTAGGAGCCTGACTTGCAGTAAAAAAAGCCACTGTGATTGTTCATAAAGTCTCTCCATTTTTCTCTGGTGCCACTGCAGACAATATGCCTTTTCCCATAAAGGCACTCCACAATTTTGTGAATTACTTAAGgcaagtctttttttttcagtcaatCCCTGTTAAAAGGCAGCCAGGAAGTGCTATGTCTACAGCAATCACAGAGCATCATTCTGCTTTTTGTAAGCAATCTCTCACCCTGAAATTGTTCAGTTGGAAGTCAATAATTTCACAACTCCTTTTAATCTCCTAAAAGAGATTTTGCAATTATTGGTTATGACAGTGCTAAGCCCCATgtatgtgttttaaaaactgcagACAGAAATCTTGACCTTGAGGATTaggcagaaagcagcaggatgAGCTGTTCTGATTAGAGTTACATTTTCAGCACTTTTTCATTCCTCTGAATGCTTGAACAACCCCTTGGCTCATTTTGAAAACCACTGCTACATCAAACTGCATACTGTATGGAGTGTTTTTGATGACTGTAAGCTTTTAATTCCTTAAACAGGtctgtatttatttcctcaGAGCTCTTTCCTGTGACAGAAGGCATTACTGAAATCAAGTATCACGATCTTTTGATAGATGCATGAGAACTTTCAGGAGGTAACAGCTACAGTTACATTATTGTGGAAAAAACCTTCCATGcacataaaaacatttaattatGCATCTAACACATCA contains these protein-coding regions:
- the LANCL3 gene encoding lanC-like protein 3, translating into MESQRCFANRFDDYPGSPAAAPDREAAVPLVTATIERILRELPPLGGPRGCPGGLYGGVAGVAYMLYHVAQCPLFAPSRDSYLRAARRVVDACLRYQEGCGEADADTRAAFLLGGAGVYAVAALVYRALGLPEYARPLGKFRELSEVCAPLSFLECGSDELFVGRAGYLCAALVLKQRLGMEVLTAAQIKSICLAILESGKQYAVKKRKPVPLMYSYYGTEYLGAAHGLSSILQMLLSYYEYLQPADQELVWQSVDFLMDQEQNSNWPPELGETIERENELVHWCHGAPGIAYLFAKAYLVSKKPQYLDTCIRCGELTWQKGLLKKGPGICHGVAGSAYVFLLLYRLTGNSKYIYRAQRFAEFLFTEEFKSGSRALESVYSLYEGFSGTVCFLTDLLQPNQAEFPLFSVFV